The Litchfieldia alkalitelluris genome has a window encoding:
- a CDS encoding L-threonine 3-dehydrogenase, translating into MKKILITGALGQIGSELVIKMRKIYGMNNVVATDIRMGDDIQLGPFEIVDVTDPAAIYDVAKKHNVDTFIHLAALLSATAEAKPLLAWNINMGGLVNALEVARELNCKFFTPSSIGAFGPSTPKINTPQNTIQRPTTMYGVNKVSGELLCDYYFNKFGVDTRGLRFPGLISYMTPPGGGTTDYSVEIFYEAIKNKAYTSYIDKGTYMDMMYMPDALNAIVDLMEADPTKLINRNAYNVTAMSFEPEQIASEIKQHIPEFKIAYKVDPVRQAIAESWPESIDPSAAKREWGFKATFDLPKMTEDMLSKLAVTC; encoded by the coding sequence ATGAAAAAGATACTAATAACTGGTGCACTTGGACAAATCGGTTCTGAACTAGTAATAAAAATGAGAAAAATCTATGGCATGAATAATGTGGTAGCTACAGATATACGGATGGGCGATGACATTCAATTAGGACCGTTTGAAATCGTAGATGTTACCGACCCGGCTGCCATCTATGATGTGGCAAAAAAACATAACGTAGATACGTTTATCCATCTGGCAGCATTGTTATCAGCAACCGCTGAGGCAAAGCCCCTATTAGCATGGAATATTAATATGGGTGGGCTTGTAAATGCGCTCGAAGTGGCAAGAGAACTAAATTGTAAGTTTTTCACTCCAAGCTCGATAGGGGCATTTGGACCATCTACACCCAAAATAAATACACCTCAAAATACGATCCAGCGACCAACTACGATGTATGGTGTAAACAAAGTCTCTGGTGAATTATTATGTGATTACTATTTTAATAAATTTGGGGTAGATACAAGAGGCTTAAGATTTCCGGGACTCATTTCTTACATGACACCTCCAGGTGGTGGGACAACGGATTATTCAGTTGAAATCTTCTATGAAGCGATAAAAAATAAAGCTTATACATCTTATATTGATAAAGGAACCTATATGGATATGATGTATATGCCTGATGCGTTAAATGCGATTGTGGATTTAATGGAGGCAGATCCTACTAAACTTATTAATCGGAATGCATATAATGTGACAGCCATGAGCTTTGAACCTGAACAGATTGCGAGCGAAATAAAACAGCATATTCCTGAATTTAAGATCGCCTACAAAGTAGACCCTGTACGTCAAGCGATTGCTGAAAGTTGGCCAGAATCGATTGACCCGAGTGCAGCTAAGCGAGAATGGGGCTTTAAAGCAACATTTGATCTTCCGAAAATGACAGAAGATATGTTATCTAAACTAGCCGTAACTTGTTAG
- a CDS encoding Cof-type HAD-IIB family hydrolase, whose translation MIKCIAIDMDGTLLNEHHVVSELNKEAVEFAQSKGIEVVIATGRSYHEAKYALDEVGIKCPIICVNGAEVRSISGESVYASPISPDVTLKIMKVLDESKAYYELYTADGTYSKDYEQALIIIMDIFMSPNLKVNYEETLAEAKKRFENGLIHLVDDFQPIVKEMNKPVYKLISFSFDQNVLKDLMERLKSIDGIALSSSGKENIEINSIDAQKGIALTEFVKQRGITLQETMAIGDNFNDVSMFTQVGRAVAMGNAPEDVKKHSHFITEANSDDGVGKEILRVLER comes from the coding sequence GTGATTAAATGTATTGCAATAGATATGGATGGAACTTTACTGAATGAACATCATGTCGTTAGTGAATTGAATAAAGAGGCCGTCGAATTTGCACAATCGAAAGGGATCGAAGTGGTTATTGCGACAGGTAGATCATATCATGAGGCAAAATACGCTTTAGATGAAGTAGGTATTAAGTGTCCAATCATTTGTGTAAATGGGGCAGAGGTGAGATCGATTTCAGGTGAGAGTGTATATGCGAGTCCCATCAGTCCAGATGTAACACTAAAAATCATGAAAGTGCTAGATGAATCGAAAGCTTATTATGAATTATATACTGCTGATGGAACATATTCTAAAGATTATGAACAAGCCTTAATCATTATCATGGATATCTTCATGAGTCCGAATCTAAAAGTAAATTATGAAGAAACGTTGGCAGAAGCAAAAAAGAGGTTCGAAAATGGACTTATTCATCTAGTGGATGACTTTCAACCAATAGTGAAGGAAATGAATAAGCCGGTGTATAAACTAATATCATTTTCATTTGATCAAAACGTACTTAAGGACCTAATGGAAAGACTGAAATCCATAGATGGAATTGCCCTAAGCTCATCAGGGAAAGAAAACATAGAAATTAACAGCATCGATGCCCAAAAAGGGATTGCCTTAACTGAATTTGTAAAACAAAGGGGAATTACACTACAGGAAACGATGGCAATCGGGGACAACTTTAATGATGTCTCAATGTTTACACAGGTAGGACGGGCTGTAGCAATGGGGAATGCTCCAGAAGACGTAAAAAAACACAGTCACTTTATAACAGAAGCAAATAGTGATGATGGTGTCGGAAAAGAAATATTAAGAGTACTTGAAAGGTAA
- a CDS encoding cytosine deaminase, which yields MIIKNAKLRQKDGLWQILIEDGKIVKIARELEEGISDKVLDANECLVLPPFVEPHIHLDTTLTAGEPEWNKSGTLFEGIQRWSERKESLTAEDVKTRAKTALKWQIAQGIQHVRTHVDVTDPELTALKALLEVKEEMSQLVNLQLVAFPQEGILSYPNGAELLEEALRMGADVVGGIPHFEFTREYGVESMKIAFELARKYDRLVDIHCDEIDDEQSRFVEVVANEAFRLGMGSKVTASHTTAMGSYNDAYTYKLFRLLKMSEINFVANPLVNIHLQGRFDTYPKRRGMTRVKELLEADINVCFGHDDIFDPWYPLGTGNMLQVLHMGIHIAQLMGYDQIVDSIDLITTNSAKTMHIEDQYGIEEGKPGNLIVLDAENEYDAIRRQVPVLYSIRNGKVISETVPSKTTVHFDGGSEGVRFKK from the coding sequence TTGATTATTAAAAATGCAAAACTTCGTCAAAAAGATGGCCTATGGCAAATTTTGATTGAAGATGGGAAAATCGTAAAAATTGCTAGAGAGCTTGAAGAAGGAATATCTGACAAGGTGCTTGATGCGAACGAGTGCCTTGTTCTTCCTCCTTTTGTGGAACCGCATATTCATTTGGATACAACCCTAACAGCGGGTGAGCCAGAGTGGAACAAAAGCGGGACATTATTCGAAGGCATTCAAAGATGGTCAGAGCGTAAAGAGTCATTAACTGCTGAAGATGTAAAAACAAGAGCCAAAACTGCCCTAAAATGGCAAATTGCCCAGGGGATTCAACATGTCCGTACACATGTTGATGTGACCGATCCTGAGCTTACGGCGTTAAAAGCACTTCTTGAAGTGAAAGAAGAAATGTCACAGTTGGTAAATTTGCAGCTCGTTGCGTTCCCACAAGAAGGAATTCTATCTTATCCTAACGGGGCTGAGCTGCTAGAGGAAGCTTTAAGAATGGGTGCAGACGTAGTTGGTGGAATCCCACATTTTGAATTCACGCGCGAATATGGGGTTGAATCCATGAAAATTGCGTTTGAACTGGCAAGAAAGTACGACAGATTAGTTGATATCCACTGTGACGAAATTGATGATGAGCAATCTCGCTTTGTTGAAGTGGTTGCGAATGAAGCCTTTCGTCTTGGAATGGGTTCAAAAGTAACAGCAAGTCATACAACAGCAATGGGGTCTTATAATGATGCCTATACATATAAGCTGTTTCGATTGTTAAAAATGTCTGAAATTAATTTTGTCGCGAATCCACTTGTAAACATTCATCTTCAAGGTCGATTTGATACCTATCCGAAGCGACGAGGAATGACGCGTGTGAAGGAATTGTTAGAAGCAGATATCAATGTCTGTTTTGGCCATGATGACATCTTTGATCCTTGGTATCCACTTGGAACTGGGAATATGCTTCAAGTTCTTCACATGGGCATCCATATCGCACAGTTAATGGGCTATGATCAAATTGTTGACTCAATTGATCTGATTACTACTAATAGTGCGAAAACCATGCACATTGAGGACCAATACGGAATTGAAGAAGGGAAACCTGGAAATCTGATCGTGTTAGATGCTGAAAATGAATATGATGCGATTAGAAGACAGGTGCCTGTGTTGTATTCAATCCGAAATGGAAAAGTTATTTCTGAAACCGTGCCAAGTAAAACTACTGTGCATTTTGATGGTGGTAGTGAGGGAGTAAGATTTAAGAAATAA
- a CDS encoding glycine C-acetyltransferase — translation MAKALEAFLNENLNDLKSKGLFNVIDPLESANGPKITISGKQLINLSSNNYLGLATDERLKEVAKSAIDTFGVGAGAVRTINGTLKLHVELEEKLAEFKRTEAAIAYQSGFNCNMAAISAVMDKNDAILSDELNHASIIDGCRLSRAKIIRFNHSDMDDLRQKAKEATESGLYNKVMVITDGVFSMDGDIAKLPEIVEIAEEFDLITYVDDAHGSGVLGKGAGTVKHFGLSDKVDFQIGTLSKAIGVVGGYVAGKKELIEWLKVRSRPFLFSTAVTPADVAACIKSINLLMESTELHDLLWENAEYFKRNLAQLGFDIGKSETPITPVIIGDETKTQEFSKRLYEEGVYAKSIVFPTVPQGTGRVRNMPIAAHTKEMLDEAVSIYEKVGKEMGIIQ, via the coding sequence ATGGCTAAAGCTTTGGAAGCGTTTTTAAATGAAAATTTAAATGATTTAAAATCAAAAGGTCTTTTCAATGTCATTGATCCACTTGAAAGTGCAAATGGACCTAAAATTACAATTAGTGGGAAACAGCTGATTAATCTATCATCAAATAACTATCTTGGGTTGGCAACAGATGAACGACTTAAAGAAGTGGCGAAATCAGCAATCGATACTTTTGGTGTAGGTGCAGGGGCTGTTCGTACTATTAATGGCACATTAAAGCTGCATGTGGAGTTAGAAGAAAAGCTTGCAGAGTTCAAGCGTACAGAGGCAGCTATTGCCTATCAATCAGGTTTTAACTGTAATATGGCGGCAATTTCAGCGGTTATGGATAAAAATGATGCGATTCTGTCAGATGAGCTCAACCATGCATCTATTATTGATGGGTGCCGTTTATCTCGAGCAAAAATCATTCGTTTTAATCATTCAGATATGGATGATCTTCGTCAAAAAGCAAAAGAAGCTACAGAATCTGGGCTTTACAACAAAGTAATGGTTATTACAGATGGTGTATTTTCAATGGATGGTGATATCGCCAAGCTTCCAGAGATTGTTGAAATTGCTGAAGAGTTTGATTTAATCACATATGTTGATGATGCACATGGTTCTGGTGTACTTGGTAAAGGTGCTGGAACGGTAAAACACTTTGGCCTTTCAGATAAAGTAGATTTCCAAATTGGTACTTTATCAAAAGCCATTGGTGTTGTTGGTGGGTATGTGGCAGGGAAGAAAGAGTTAATTGAATGGTTAAAGGTTCGTAGCCGCCCATTTTTATTTTCAACTGCCGTTACTCCAGCTGATGTAGCAGCTTGTATTAAGTCAATCAATCTATTAATGGAAAGTACAGAACTACATGACTTGCTTTGGGAAAACGCTGAATATTTCAAAAGAAACTTAGCCCAACTTGGATTTGATATTGGCAAAAGTGAAACACCAATCACACCAGTTATTATAGGTGATGAAACAAAAACTCAAGAATTCAGTAAACGTTTATATGAGGAAGGCGTTTATGCGAAGTCCATTGTATTTCCAACTGTCCCACAAGGAACTGGAAGAGTTCGTAATATGCCTATAGCCGCACATACAAAAGAAATGCTTGATGAAGCTGTCTCAATCTATGAAAAAGTAGGTAAAGAAATGGGAATCATTCAATAG
- a CDS encoding pyridoxamine 5'-phosphate oxidase family protein, producing MSEIFKNKVASIDELTALIGGTPSKIASNKVITTLDKHCKNFIKMSPFLLMSTSHRNGTCDVSPRGDQPGFVYIVDEKHIIIPDRPGNKRMDSMRNILTNPYVGLLFLIPGVEETLRINGKAYIIKDQEYLRKMTVNGHIPTLGIGVEIEECFIHCAKAFKRSDLWNPASWPNKEKRPSVHKMIADHVKLPGLTERDVMIALDESYKKRLYN from the coding sequence ATGTCGGAAATTTTCAAGAATAAAGTAGCCTCCATAGATGAATTAACTGCTTTAATTGGTGGAACTCCAAGCAAAATTGCTTCAAATAAGGTAATCACAACACTCGATAAACACTGCAAAAACTTTATTAAGATGTCCCCATTCCTACTGATGTCTACATCACACCGAAATGGGACTTGTGATGTCTCACCTAGAGGTGACCAACCTGGCTTTGTTTATATTGTTGATGAAAAGCACATTATTATCCCTGATCGTCCTGGAAATAAACGTATGGACTCCATGCGTAATATTTTAACCAATCCTTATGTCGGCTTACTTTTCCTCATTCCGGGGGTAGAAGAGACCTTAAGGATAAATGGCAAAGCTTATATTATTAAGGATCAAGAATACTTGAGGAAGATGACTGTAAATGGGCATATTCCTACATTAGGGATTGGGGTTGAAATTGAGGAGTGTTTTATCCATTGCGCAAAGGCTTTTAAACGTTCAGATTTATGGAACCCAGCCTCCTGGCCAAACAAAGAAAAGCGTCCATCTGTACATAAAATGATTGCCGATCATGTAAAACTACCCGGATTAACCGAACGAGATGTAATGATTGCTTTAGACGAGAGTTATAAGAAACGATTGTATAATTAA
- a CDS encoding dipeptidase, whose protein sequence is MELKIQEYLHQHREEHLKQLVELLAIPSISALPEHKGDVKKAADWMAAALTSIGMENVEVHDTKGHPIVYGDWLNAPGKPTVLIYGHYDVQPVDPLHLWDSPPFEAEIRDEKIYARGASDDKGQTFMHLKAIEAIMQATGTLPVNVKFCIEGEEEIGSPNLPAFTEENKELLAADILVISDTGMLERGKPTICYGLRGLCGLQIDIKGAKGDLHSGLYGGGVQNAIHALVELVGSFHNEHGQITVEGFYDRVAPLTAEEKAAYDELHFDEEAVRSELGVPELVGEEGYTYLERTWVRPTLEVNGIYGGFQGEGIKTVLPSEAGAKITCRLVPDQDPDEIAELLQKHIETNKPKGVEVKVSLFDKGAPFVTPFDHPAIQAAGRAYEAVYGVPTSFTRGGGSIPIVAAFDQILGIPTVLMGFGLPSENFHAPNEHFHLENYDKGLLTLCHYWYEVEKSLG, encoded by the coding sequence ATGGAATTAAAAATACAAGAGTATTTGCATCAACATCGCGAGGAGCATTTAAAGCAATTAGTTGAATTACTTGCAATTCCAAGTATTAGTGCTTTACCCGAGCATAAAGGTGATGTGAAAAAAGCAGCAGACTGGATGGCGGCAGCATTAACTAGCATTGGAATGGAGAATGTGGAAGTTCATGATACAAAAGGACACCCCATTGTTTATGGTGATTGGTTGAATGCACCTGGTAAGCCAACCGTTTTGATTTATGGACATTATGATGTTCAACCTGTTGATCCACTTCATTTATGGGACAGCCCACCATTTGAAGCGGAGATTCGTGACGAAAAGATCTATGCTCGTGGTGCTAGTGATGATAAAGGCCAAACCTTTATGCATCTAAAAGCAATTGAAGCTATTATGCAAGCAACCGGAACTCTTCCTGTGAATGTGAAATTCTGCATTGAAGGTGAAGAAGAGATCGGAAGTCCAAATCTTCCTGCTTTTACAGAGGAAAACAAAGAGCTTTTAGCCGCTGATATCCTTGTTATTTCAGATACAGGTATGCTTGAGCGCGGTAAGCCAACGATTTGTTATGGATTAAGAGGGTTATGTGGTTTACAAATCGATATTAAAGGCGCAAAAGGCGATCTTCACTCAGGGCTTTATGGTGGCGGTGTTCAAAATGCCATCCATGCACTAGTTGAGTTGGTTGGATCATTCCATAATGAGCATGGACAAATTACAGTGGAAGGCTTCTATGACAGAGTAGCACCTTTAACAGCTGAAGAAAAAGCTGCATATGATGAGCTTCACTTCGATGAGGAAGCGGTTCGTAGCGAATTGGGTGTTCCTGAGCTAGTTGGTGAAGAAGGTTATACATATTTAGAAAGAACATGGGTTAGACCAACACTTGAGGTTAATGGAATTTATGGAGGCTTTCAAGGAGAAGGAATTAAAACGGTTTTACCTTCTGAAGCTGGTGCTAAAATCACGTGCCGTTTGGTCCCTGATCAAGATCCAGATGAAATTGCTGAATTACTTCAAAAGCACATCGAGACTAACAAACCAAAGGGTGTAGAAGTGAAGGTTTCGTTATTTGATAAAGGAGCACCATTTGTAACTCCATTTGATCATCCTGCTATCCAAGCAGCTGGTCGTGCGTACGAAGCGGTATATGGAGTACCTACTTCGTTTACTCGAGGCGGTGGGTCGATTCCAATCGTGGCTGCTTTTGATCAGATTTTAGGAATTCCAACGGTGCTAATGGGCTTCGGTTTGCCTAGTGAGAACTTTCATGCTCCGAATGAGCATTTTCATTTAGAGAATTATGATAAAGGGCTGTTGACGCTTTGTCATTATTGGTATGAGGTTGAGAAGAGTTTGGGATGA
- a CDS encoding GNAT family N-acetyltransferase, whose amino-acid sequence MKIIKAQEKHVNIASFLFNEYRLFYQQEYDLEGARNYILERLKQGDSVIFLACSEDEKEGYGFTQLYPSFSSVSMRKIWILNDLFVAENARRNGVAKSLMNAAKELAVKTEAKGLALETGEDNVNAQKLYESIGYEKESGVYHYFLTV is encoded by the coding sequence ATGAAAATTATCAAGGCACAAGAAAAGCATGTTAATATAGCTAGTTTTTTATTCAATGAGTATCGCCTATTTTACCAACAGGAATATGACCTGGAAGGAGCTCGGAACTATATTTTAGAACGTCTAAAGCAGGGGGACTCTGTTATATTTTTAGCTTGTAGCGAGGATGAGAAAGAAGGTTATGGATTTACACAGCTATATCCATCATTTTCATCAGTATCGATGCGTAAAATTTGGATATTAAATGATTTGTTTGTAGCAGAAAATGCCAGGAGAAATGGAGTTGCAAAGTCACTCATGAATGCTGCAAAAGAATTAGCAGTGAAGACAGAAGCGAAAGGTCTTGCCCTTGAAACAGGAGAAGACAATGTCAATGCACAAAAATTATATGAATCGATAGGGTATGAAAAAGAGTCAGGAGTGTATCACTACTTTTTAACAGTGTAA
- a CDS encoding amidase codes for MDQFKGYDAVSLATLIREKQVTSKEVIEATINRIEKHNPKVNAVNSTLFDEALSSTAEEQAGPFAGVPFLMKDLEFFAGTKYTGGSHYLRDFIAPIDSEFVSRVRKAGFITVGKTNTCELGIQPITEPSLFGPTRNPWNLDFTAGGSSGGAAAAVASGMVPLAHASDGGGSIRIPASCCGLFGLKLSRGRNPKGPDPVGIAISHCVSRTVRDSAAFLDVTHGSGLGDPYPAPKFTGSYLDVVLQKPRNLRIGFLTTTFDGSPIHPDCSAAVVDAARLLTDLGHEVEEAKPSIDVKGFTDAFTVLWYQMLLLGVSSMETLVGRKPTGDDFEPLTWAVLEEARKMTALDYLNASSYMQLLCREMALFFTKYDLLLSPTLSKPPVKIGEIQYSGDLAEYSRVVNEWVPYTPVANATGIPAMNVPLYWNDQGLPVGVHFMAPYGDEVTLFQLAGQLEEARPWKDREPGVK; via the coding sequence ATGGATCAGTTTAAAGGATATGATGCCGTTTCTTTAGCCACACTTATTCGTGAAAAGCAAGTCACTTCAAAGGAAGTAATCGAAGCAACAATTAATCGAATTGAAAAGCATAACCCTAAAGTAAATGCAGTTAATTCTACATTATTTGATGAGGCTCTTTCTTCAACAGCCGAGGAGCAAGCTGGGCCGTTTGCTGGTGTTCCATTTTTAATGAAGGATTTGGAGTTTTTTGCGGGTACAAAGTATACAGGAGGATCACATTATTTAAGAGACTTTATTGCTCCTATCGATTCTGAATTTGTATCTCGAGTGCGTAAAGCCGGCTTTATCACCGTTGGTAAAACCAATACATGTGAATTGGGAATTCAGCCTATCACTGAACCGAGCTTATTCGGGCCAACGAGAAATCCCTGGAATCTTGATTTTACAGCAGGGGGCTCTAGTGGTGGAGCAGCCGCTGCAGTTGCATCAGGAATGGTCCCACTTGCCCACGCCTCAGATGGAGGAGGATCCATTCGAATTCCAGCTTCTTGCTGCGGTCTCTTTGGTTTGAAATTGAGTAGAGGTCGAAATCCAAAAGGCCCTGATCCAGTCGGGATTGCGATAAGTCATTGTGTCTCCCGGACGGTGAGAGATAGTGCGGCATTTTTGGATGTTACTCACGGAAGTGGATTGGGTGATCCATATCCAGCCCCTAAATTTACAGGTAGCTATTTGGATGTCGTATTACAAAAACCTAGAAATCTTCGAATTGGCTTTTTAACAACAACCTTTGACGGCTCACCCATTCATCCAGACTGTTCAGCCGCCGTGGTTGATGCAGCTCGTTTATTAACAGATCTTGGCCATGAAGTTGAAGAAGCAAAACCTTCAATTGATGTAAAAGGCTTTACCGATGCGTTCACAGTCCTTTGGTATCAAATGTTATTACTCGGGGTTTCTTCGATGGAAACATTGGTTGGTCGAAAACCAACTGGAGACGATTTTGAACCACTAACTTGGGCGGTTCTAGAGGAGGCTAGAAAAATGACTGCATTAGACTATCTGAATGCATCTTCCTATATGCAGCTTTTATGTCGTGAAATGGCCTTGTTTTTCACAAAATATGATCTGCTGCTTTCTCCAACTCTTTCAAAACCTCCCGTTAAGATTGGGGAGATACAATATTCTGGTGATTTAGCAGAGTATTCTCGCGTAGTAAATGAGTGGGTTCCATATACACCTGTAGCTAATGCGACGGGAATTCCAGCAATGAATGTTCCATTATATTGGAATGATCAAGGATTACCAGTTGGAGTCCATTTTATGGCACCATATGGAGATGAAGTGACTTTATTTCAACTAGCTGGGCAGCTAGAAGAAGCACGCCCTTGGAAGGATCGGGAACCTGGTGTGAAGTGA
- the codB gene encoding cytosine permease — protein sequence MANKQHIDHDFSLQAVPQSNRNGFWKMLVVMLGFTFFSASMLSGGTLGAGLDFTTFILIVLAGNLLLGLYTGALAYIAAKTGLSTHLLTRYAFGEKGSYLSSFLLGATQVGWFGVGVAMFAFPVAKVTGLNIHMLIIVAGLLMTATAYFGMKALAILSFIAVPAIAVLGSISVGKATDSLGGIQGLMDYQPTEMLGVAAALTICVGSFISGGTLTPDFARFAKTKRSAVTTTVIAFFIGNSLMFIFGAVGAVATGQSDISEVMFIQGLIIPAIIVLGLNIWTTNDNALYASGLGFSNITKISKNKVVIFNGVVGTIFAIWLYYNFVGWLTFLGSTLPPIGAIILADYFLVNRGNYKNYNEMKFKAVNWIALVAWVAGVLAAKFIPGIPPLNAVLGSAVVYVIITKVVQANAVKQGTELKKVS from the coding sequence ATGGCAAACAAACAACACATCGATCACGATTTTTCCCTACAGGCAGTCCCACAGTCAAACCGTAACGGATTCTGGAAAATGCTTGTGGTTATGCTTGGATTCACATTTTTCTCAGCAAGTATGTTATCAGGAGGAACGTTAGGGGCAGGATTAGATTTTACTACTTTTATTCTTATCGTTTTAGCAGGAAACCTTCTACTAGGATTATATACAGGAGCACTTGCTTATATCGCAGCAAAAACAGGTCTTTCAACACATCTATTAACTAGATATGCATTCGGTGAAAAGGGATCATATCTTTCATCATTTCTTTTAGGAGCAACACAAGTAGGTTGGTTTGGAGTAGGGGTGGCAATGTTTGCATTCCCTGTTGCCAAGGTCACTGGTCTTAATATTCATATGTTAATCATCGTTGCAGGTCTATTAATGACAGCAACAGCTTATTTTGGAATGAAAGCACTGGCGATCCTAAGTTTTATCGCGGTTCCAGCGATTGCAGTACTTGGTAGTATTTCTGTAGGAAAAGCAACAGACTCACTTGGTGGTATTCAAGGTTTAATGGACTACCAACCAACTGAAATGCTTGGAGTAGCAGCAGCATTAACAATTTGTGTTGGTTCATTCATTAGTGGTGGGACACTTACACCAGATTTCGCTCGTTTTGCTAAAACAAAGCGTTCAGCTGTAACAACAACAGTGATTGCCTTCTTTATTGGTAACTCATTAATGTTTATTTTTGGGGCAGTTGGAGCAGTAGCAACTGGTCAATCAGATATCTCAGAAGTAATGTTCATTCAAGGCTTAATCATTCCAGCAATCATTGTTTTAGGACTTAACATCTGGACAACAAATGATAATGCATTATATGCGTCAGGACTAGGTTTCTCAAACATTACAAAAATCTCAAAAAATAAGGTAGTTATTTTTAACGGAGTAGTTGGAACAATCTTTGCGATTTGGTTATATTACAATTTTGTTGGCTGGTTAACATTCTTAGGGTCAACACTTCCACCGATCGGAGCAATTATTTTAGCGGATTATTTCCTTGTAAATCGTGGAAACTATAAGAACTATAATGAAATGAAATTTAAGGCAGTAAATTGGATTGCATTAGTAGCTTGGGTAGCTGGAGTACTGGCAGCGAAATTTATTCCAGGGATTCCGCCATTAAATGCAGTACTTGGTTCAGCAGTCGTATATGTTATTATTACAAAGGTAGTACAAGCAAATGCAGTAAAACAAGGAACTGAATTGAAAAAGGTGAGCTAA